The following are encoded in a window of Sphaerisporangium siamense genomic DNA:
- a CDS encoding HNH endonuclease, translating to MNVQTVLDFEAVTVLASSRRGPVPILLDLADAERLDGRRLSLGSHGYAQLRDGGERLPVHRWVLGAQRGDGRIVDHINGDPYDCRRSNLRFVTAAENSANRRTTAASGFRGVCKRHGRWAAQGKVRGRAVHLGTYDTVQEAAWVAHEWRLANLPGYLGRGFTSVPTVKPVAA from the coding sequence ATGAACGTTCAGACCGTCCTGGACTTCGAGGCCGTAACAGTGCTCGCGTCCAGCCGCCGTGGACCAGTGCCGATTCTTCTTGACCTCGCTGACGCCGAGCGCCTCGACGGCCGGCGGCTCTCCCTCGGGAGTCACGGATATGCCCAGCTCCGCGACGGCGGCGAGAGGCTCCCGGTCCACCGCTGGGTGCTCGGTGCCCAGCGAGGCGACGGTCGCATCGTCGATCACATCAATGGTGACCCCTACGACTGCCGCCGCTCGAACCTGAGATTCGTGACCGCCGCTGAGAACTCTGCGAACCGGAGGACCACGGCCGCCTCCGGCTTTCGGGGAGTGTGCAAGCGGCACGGCCGGTGGGCTGCACAAGGCAAGGTGCGTGGCCGCGCTGTCCATCTCGGCACCTACGACACCGTGCAGGAAGCCGCCTGGGTCGCCCACGAATGGCGACTTGCAAACCTCCCCGGATACCTCGGCCGGGGCTTCACAAGCGTGCCCACGGTCAAGCCCGTGGCTGCCTGA
- a CDS encoding DNA primase family protein, whose amino-acid sequence MSATVLIDDVPWPDAPCESGESGRQGSRGERGDVSDSVLAELAAEDVLRGRWRWCIGLGWLEWDTRRWGARDDVIVCEVVRNWLADQFNQKIGQAGPNLNPKRLQELQTLLSAAKVRNVTGLARGIEGIATIAEQLDADPDLLNTPSGVVNLRTGDLLRHDPELLMTKMTRGSYRPGFTHADWDKAIEALPEPERVWFQTRAGQAVTGYTNPDGILVLMQGGGENGKSLLSTDGVVPALGDYADVASDKLLATTNEHSEERASLRGQRFLVSEEMTEGRALNITAIKRIMDVGEIKARHVYKSNMTFKATHSLFATTNYLPVVNETDHGTWRRLALLVFPYTFRKPGEECRRADERHGDPRLKARIKANRSGQYDAIVTWVVEGAKRWHANPDTALAVTTKVAADTRAWRADADRILGFWDNCLVPDPGACVLSTDLLAVFNEWLSSNGHNAWPKELFHPRFKSHTETNRHGVEEKRTTSPVGLVRHGLDRFNTAPIPKRPVVYVGVRYRTDDEPDQDE is encoded by the coding sequence GTGAGCGCGACGGTCCTGATCGACGATGTGCCATGGCCGGACGCTCCATGCGAGTCAGGAGAGAGCGGCCGGCAGGGGAGCCGCGGTGAGCGTGGTGACGTCTCCGACTCCGTGCTCGCGGAACTCGCCGCGGAGGACGTCCTACGCGGCCGATGGCGGTGGTGCATCGGCCTCGGCTGGCTGGAATGGGACACCCGGCGCTGGGGCGCCCGAGACGACGTCATCGTCTGCGAGGTCGTTCGCAACTGGCTCGCCGACCAGTTCAACCAGAAGATCGGACAGGCTGGGCCCAACCTCAACCCCAAGCGCCTTCAGGAGCTTCAGACGCTGCTCAGCGCAGCCAAGGTCCGCAACGTGACCGGCCTGGCACGGGGTATCGAGGGCATCGCCACCATTGCCGAACAGCTCGACGCGGACCCCGACCTGCTCAACACCCCGAGCGGCGTGGTCAACCTGCGTACCGGCGACCTGCTGCGCCATGACCCTGAGCTCCTCATGACGAAGATGACCCGCGGCTCTTACCGCCCGGGCTTCACCCATGCCGACTGGGATAAGGCGATCGAAGCCCTGCCCGAGCCGGAACGCGTGTGGTTTCAGACCCGCGCCGGACAGGCCGTCACCGGGTACACCAACCCCGACGGGATCCTCGTGCTGATGCAGGGCGGCGGCGAGAACGGCAAGTCGCTGCTCAGCACGGACGGCGTCGTGCCCGCACTCGGCGACTACGCCGACGTGGCCAGCGACAAGCTGCTCGCCACCACCAACGAGCACTCCGAAGAACGAGCCAGCCTGCGAGGTCAGCGGTTCCTCGTCTCCGAGGAGATGACCGAGGGCCGCGCCCTCAACATCACCGCGATCAAACGGATCATGGACGTCGGCGAGATCAAAGCTCGGCACGTCTACAAGTCGAACATGACGTTCAAGGCGACACACTCGCTGTTCGCCACCACCAACTACCTGCCCGTCGTCAACGAGACCGACCACGGCACCTGGCGGCGGCTCGCCCTACTCGTCTTCCCCTACACCTTCCGCAAGCCCGGGGAAGAGTGCCGTCGCGCAGACGAACGCCATGGAGACCCCCGGCTCAAGGCGCGCATCAAGGCCAACCGCAGCGGCCAGTATGACGCGATCGTGACGTGGGTAGTCGAGGGCGCCAAGCGCTGGCATGCCAACCCAGACACGGCTCTCGCGGTGACCACGAAGGTCGCGGCCGACACACGCGCGTGGCGGGCCGACGCGGACAGGATCCTGGGGTTCTGGGACAACTGCCTCGTCCCCGACCCCGGCGCGTGCGTGCTCAGCACGGACCTGCTCGCCGTGTTCAACGAGTGGCTCTCCAGCAACGGCCACAACGCCTGGCCCAAGGAGTTGTTCCACCCCCGGTTCAAGAGCCACACGGAGACGAACCGCCACGGGGTCGAGGAGAAGCGAACGACGAGCCCTGTCGGCCTGGTGAGGCACGGGCTCGACAGATTCAACACCGCGCCGATCCCCAAACGCCCCGTCGTGTACGTCGGCGTTCGGTACCGCACCGACGACGAGCCTGACCAGGACGAATAG